In Oryza sativa Japonica Group chromosome 11, ASM3414082v1, the following are encoded in one genomic region:
- the LOC107276000 gene encoding uncharacterized protein isoform X1, translated as MAAETSVSEAAAILDVAVAGDGEAKRQLVVVDDDDDDSEPNPYEYRVFFEWLWDYYGCKIDDVTRGPTFHTPGARISPCVEVYSCRVIDLTGGLEWPIDVFGFVAARDGLDRKRNYIFNRPRDDAQTFTTEDPSFVLTGPIRAINCSQRIEFEVDLKVRGKTQSDRDKVLSARYIVYETMGPNCMVGQVRSKARPGKRCSVEVTFANLAGAVEAAIEVRVVQGSSGFCGRIVARTDGYDDDVVFADSSNDGSVLAVADDGVIKLARSVAVVESTGVLKIHAIIARSDSSGGYDGVGVAAEDHAEFAAQRFESSCRTLDLGFCKMLATVSWSMIPLI; from the exons ATGGCCGCGGAGACGTCTGtttcggaggcggcggcgatcctcgacgtcgccgttgccggcgacggcgaggcgaagaggcagctcgtcgtcgtcgacgacgacgacgacgactccgaaCCCAACCCGTACGAGTACCGCGTATTCTTCGAGTGGTTGTGGGACTACTACGGCTGCAAGATCGACGACGTCA CTAGGGGTCCGACGTTCCACACGCCGGGGGCGCGGATATCCCCCTGCGTGGAGGTGTACTCGTGCAGGGTGATCGACCTCACGGGCGGATTGGAGTGGCCGATTGACGTCTTCGGCTTCGTCGCGGCGCGCGATGGGCTCGACCGCAAGCGCAACTACATCTTCAATCGCCCGAGGGACGACGCCCAGACGTTCACCACGGAg GACCCGTCTTTCGTCTTGACAGGACCTATCCGTGCAATCAACTGCTCCCAGCGTATCGAATTCGAAGTCGATCTCAAGGTTAGGGGGAAAACGCAATCTGATAGGGATAAGGTGTTGAGTGCCAGATACATTGTGTATGAAACAATGGGGCCGAATTGCATGGTTGGGCAGGTTAGGTCGAAGGCAAGGCCAGGCAAGCGTTGCTCGGTAGAGGTCACCTTCGCCAATCTCGCgggggcggtggaggcggcgatcgAGGTTAGAGTTGTTCAAGGATCAAGCGGTTTTTGCGGAAGAATTGTCGCGAGGACCGATGGTTACGACGACGATGTGGTGTTTGCTGATTCCAGTAACGATGGTTCAGTACTAGCTGTTGCTGATGATGGAGTGATCAAGCTTGCCCGgagtgtcgccgtcgtcgaaaGTACAGGGGTGCTGAAGATTCATGCGATCATCGCTCGAAGTGATAGTAGTGGTGGGTATGATGGGGTTGGTGTTGCTGCTGAAGATCACGCCGAGTTCGCTGCTCAAAGATTTGAAAGTTCTTGTAGAACACTTGATCTTGGCTTCTGTAAGATGCTGGCAACTGTCTCCTGGTCCATGATTCCTTTGATTTAG
- the LOC107276000 gene encoding uncharacterized protein isoform X2 produces MAAETSVSEAAAILDVAVAGDGEAKRQLVVVDDDDDDSEPNPYEYRVFFEWLWDYYGCKIDDVTRGPTFHTPGARISPCVEVYSCRVIDLTGGLEWPIDVFGFVAARDGLDRKRNYIFNRPRDDAQTFTTEDPSFVLTGPIRAINCSQRIEFEVDLKVRSKARPGKRCSVEVTFANLAGAVEAAIEVRVVQGSSGFCGRIVARTDGYDDDVVFADSSNDGSVLAVADDGVIKLARSVAVVESTGVLKIHAIIARSDSSGGYDGVGVAAEDHAEFAAQRFESSCRTLDLGFCKMLATVSWSMIPLI; encoded by the exons ATGGCCGCGGAGACGTCTGtttcggaggcggcggcgatcctcgacgtcgccgttgccggcgacggcgaggcgaagaggcagctcgtcgtcgtcgacgacgacgacgacgactccgaaCCCAACCCGTACGAGTACCGCGTATTCTTCGAGTGGTTGTGGGACTACTACGGCTGCAAGATCGACGACGTCA CTAGGGGTCCGACGTTCCACACGCCGGGGGCGCGGATATCCCCCTGCGTGGAGGTGTACTCGTGCAGGGTGATCGACCTCACGGGCGGATTGGAGTGGCCGATTGACGTCTTCGGCTTCGTCGCGGCGCGCGATGGGCTCGACCGCAAGCGCAACTACATCTTCAATCGCCCGAGGGACGACGCCCAGACGTTCACCACGGAg GACCCGTCTTTCGTCTTGACAGGACCTATCCGTGCAATCAACTGCTCCCAGCGTATCGAATTCGAAGTCGATCTCAAG GTTAGGTCGAAGGCAAGGCCAGGCAAGCGTTGCTCGGTAGAGGTCACCTTCGCCAATCTCGCgggggcggtggaggcggcgatcgAGGTTAGAGTTGTTCAAGGATCAAGCGGTTTTTGCGGAAGAATTGTCGCGAGGACCGATGGTTACGACGACGATGTGGTGTTTGCTGATTCCAGTAACGATGGTTCAGTACTAGCTGTTGCTGATGATGGAGTGATCAAGCTTGCCCGgagtgtcgccgtcgtcgaaaGTACAGGGGTGCTGAAGATTCATGCGATCATCGCTCGAAGTGATAGTAGTGGTGGGTATGATGGGGTTGGTGTTGCTGCTGAAGATCACGCCGAGTTCGCTGCTCAAAGATTTGAAAGTTCTTGTAGAACACTTGATCTTGGCTTCTGTAAGATGCTGGCAACTGTCTCCTGGTCCATGATTCCTTTGATTTAG
- the LOC9271075 gene encoding receptor kinase-like protein Xa21, which yields MISLPLLLFVLFFSALLLFPSSSDDDGGGDAAGDELALLSFKSSLLYQGGQSLASWNTSGHGQHCTWVGVVCGRRHPHRVVKLRLRSSNLAGIISPSLGNLSFLRTLQLSDNHLSGKIPQELSRLIRLQQLVLNFNSLSGEIPAALGNLTSLSVLELTNNTLSGAIPSSLGKLTGLTDLALAENTLSGSIPSSFGQLRRLSFLSLAFNNLSGAIPDPIWNISSLTIFEVISNKLSGTLPTNAFSNLPSLQEVYMYYNQFHGRIPASIGNASNISIFTIGLNSFSGVVPPEIGRMRNLQRLELPETLLEAKETNDWKFMTALTNCSNLQEVELGGCKFGGVLPDSVSNLSSSLVSLSIRDNKISGSLPRDIGNLVNLQYLSLANNSLTGSLPSSFSKLKNLRRLTVDNNKLIGSLPFTIGNLTQLTNMEVQFNAFGGTIPSTLGNLTKLFQINLGHNNFIGQIPIEIFSIPALSEILDVSHHNLEGSIPKEIGKLKNIVEFHADSNKLSGEIPSTIGECQLLQHLFLQNNFLNGSIPIALTQLKGLDTLDLSGNNLSGQIPMSLGDMPLLHSLNLSFNSFHGEVPTNGVFANASEIYIQGNAHICGGIPELHLPTCSLKSRKKKKHQILLLVVVICLVSTLAVFSLLYMLLTCHKRRKKEVPATTSMQGHPMITYKQLVKATDGFSSSHLLGSGSFGSVYKGEFDSQDGEITSLVAVKVLKLETPKALKSFTSECETLRNTRHRNLVKIVTICSSIDNRGNDFKAIVYDFMPNGSLEDWLHPETNDQAEQRHLTLHQRVTILLDVACALDHLHFHGPEPIVHCDIKSSNVLLDADMVAHVGDFGLARILIEGSSLMQQSTSSMGIRGTIGYAAPEYGVGNTASTHGDIYSYGILVLETVTGMRPADSTFRTGLSLRQYVEPGLHGRLMDVVDRKLGLDSEKWLQARDVSPCSSITECLVSLLRLGLSCSQELPSSRTQAGDVINELRAIKESLSMSSDM from the exons ATGATATCACTCCCATTACTGCTCTTCGTCCTCTTCTTCTCTGCGCTGCTGCTCTTCCCTTCGAGCAgtgacgacgacggtggtggtgaTGCTGCCGGCGACGAACTCGCGCTGCTCTCTTTCAAGTCATCCCTGCTATACCAGGGGGGCCAGTCGCTGGCATCTTGGAACACGTCCGGCCATGGCCAGCACTGCACATGGGTGGGTGTCGTGTGCGGCCGCCGGCACCCACACAGGGTGGTGAAGCTGCGGCTGCGCTCCTCCAACCTGGCCGGGATCATCTCGCCGTCGCTGGGCAACCTATCCTTCCTCAGGACGCTGCAACTCAGCGACAACCACCTGTCCGGCAAGATACCCCAGGAGCTCAGCCGTCTCATCAGGCTCCAGCAACTGGTACTGAATTTCAACAGCCTATCGGGTGAGATTCCAGCTGCTTTGGGCAATCTAACCAGTCTCTCGGTTCTTGAGCTGACTAACAATACACTGTCCGGAGCAATCCCTTCATCTCTGGGCAAACTCACAGGTCTCACTGATCTTGCACTGGCTGAAAATACGCTGTCTGGTTCCATCCCATCATCTTTCGGCCAATTGCGCAGATTATCTTTCCTTAGCTTAGCCTTTAACAATTTAAGTGGAGCGATCCCAGATCCTATTTGGAACATCTCCTCTCTCACCATATTCGAAGTCATATCCAACAAGCTAAGTGGTACACTGCCTACAAATGCATTCAGTAATCTTCCTAGTCTGCAGGAGGTATACATGTATTACAACCAGTTTCATGGTCGTATCCCGGCATCGATAGGTAATGCTTCCAACATCTCAATATTTACCATTGGTTTAAACTCTTTTAGCGGTGTTGTTCCACCGGAGATTGGAAGGATGAGAAATCTTCAGAGACTAGAGCTTCCAGAAACTCTTTTGGAAGCTAAAGAAACAAATGATTGGAAATTCATGACGGCATTGACAAATTGCTCCAATCTTCAAGAAGTGGAACTGGGAGGTTGTAAATTTGGTGGAGTCCTCCCTGATTCTGTTTCCAATCTTTCCTCTTCGCTTGTATCTCTCTCCATTAGAGATAACAAAATTTCAGGGAGCTTACCTAGAGATATCGGTAATCTCGTTAATTTACAATATCTTTCTCTCGCTAACAACTCCTTGACAGGATCCCTTCCCTCTTCCTTCAGCAAGCTTAAAAATTTACGTCGTCTCACTGTAGATAACAACAAGTTAATTGGTTCTCTCCCATTCACCATCGGTAATCTTACACAACTAACTAATATGGAGGTCCAATTTAATGCCTTCGGTGGTACAATACCAAGCACACTTGGAAACCTGACCAAGCTGTTTCAAATAAATCTTGGCCACAATAACTTTATAGGGCAAATTCCCATTGAAATATTTAGCATTCCCgcactctctgaaattttggaTGTGTCCCATCATAACTTGGAGGGATCAATACCAAAAGAAATAGGGAAACTTAAAAATATTGTCGAATTCCATGCTGATTCGAACAAATTATCGGGTGAGATCCCTAGCACCATTGGTGAATGCCAACTTCTGCAGCATCTTTTCCTGCAAAACAATTTCTTAAATGGTAGCATCCCAATAGCTCTGACTCAGTTGAAAGGTCTGGACACACTTGATCTCTCAGGTAACAATTTGTCAGGTCAGATACCTATGTCCTTAGGGGACATGCCTCTGCTCCACTCGCTGAACCTTTCGTTCAACAGCTTCCACGGTGAAGTGCCAACCAATGGTGTTTTTGCAAATGCTTCTGAAATTTACATCCAAGGCAATGCCCATATTTGCGGTGGCATACCTGAACTACATCTTCCGACGTGTTCCTTAAaatcaagaaagaaaaagaaacatcaaATTCTGCTGTTAGTGGTTGTTATCTGTCTCGTTTCGACACTTGCCGTCTTTTCGTTACTCTACATGCTTCTAACCTGTcataagagaagaaagaaagaagtcCCTGCAACGACATCCATGCAAGGCCACCCAATGATCACTTACAAGCAGCTGGTAAAAGCAACGGATGGTTTTTCGTCCAGCCATTTGTTGGGTTCTGGATCTTTTGGCTCTGTTTACAAAGGAGAATTTGATAGTCAAGATGGTGAAATCACAAGTCTTGTTGCCGTGAAGGTACTAAAGCTGGAAACTCCAAAGGCACTCAAGAGTTTCACGTCCGAATGCGAAACACTGCGAAATACTCGACACCGGAATCTTGTCAAGATAGTTACGATTTGCTCGAGCATCGATAACAGAGGGAATGATTTCAAAGCAATTGTGTATGACTTCATGCCCAATGGCAGTCTGGAAGATTGGCTACACCCTGAAACAAATGATCAAGCAGAGCAAAGGCACTTGACTCTGCATCAGAGAGTGACCATACTACTTGATGTTGCATGTGCATTGGACcatcttcacttccatggcccTGAACCTATTGTACACTGTGATATTAAATCAAGCAATGTGTTGTTAGATGCTGATATGGTAGCCCATGTTGGAGACTTTGGACTTGCAAGAATACTTATTGAGGGAAGCTCATTGATGCAACAGTCAACAAGTTCGATGGGAATCAGGGGGACAATTGGTTACGCAGCACCAG AGTATGGTGTCGGGAACACTGCCTCGACACATGGAGATATTTACAGTTATGGAATTCTAGTGTTGGAAACAGTAACCGGGATGCGGCCGGCAGATAGTACATTCAGAACTGGATTGAGCCTCCGTCAGTACGTTGAACCGGGTCTACATGGTAGACTGATGGATGTTGTTGACAGGAAGCTTGGTTTGGATTCCGAGAAATGGCTTCAGGCTCGAGATGTTTCGCCATGCAGCAGTATTACTGAATGCCTTGTTTCACTGCTTAGACTTGGGCTGTCTTGCTCTCAGGAATTGCCATCGAGTAGAACGCAAGCCGGAGATGTCATCAATGAACTGCGTGCCATCAAAGAGTCTCTCTCGATGTCATCCGACATGTGA
- the LOC107275602 gene encoding LOW QUALITY PROTEIN: receptor-like protein EIX2 (The sequence of the model RefSeq protein was modified relative to this genomic sequence to represent the inferred CDS: substituted 1 base at 1 genomic stop codon) produces MAVATADGGQVTNGCKPRERDALLAFKEGITDDPAGLLASWRRRRLGGGHELQDCCRWRGVQCSDQTAGHVIKLDLRNAFQDDHHHDATLVGEIGQSLISLEHLEYLDLSMNNLEGPTGRLPEFLGSFKSLRYLNLSGIRFSGMVPPHIGNLSNLQILDLSISTVHQDDIYYLPFLYSGDASWLARLSSLQYLNLNGVNLSAALDWPNALNMVPSLKVLSLSSCSLQSARQSLPLLNVTQLEALDLSENEFNHPTESSWIWNLTSLKYLNLSSTGLYGEIPNALGKMHSLQVLDFSFDEGYSMGMSITKKGNMCTMKADLKNLCNLQVLFLDYRLASGDIAEIFDSLPQCSPNQQLKEVHLAGNHITGMIPNGIGRLTSLVTLDLFNNNITGKVPSEIGMLTNLKNLYLHNNHLDGVITEKHFARLINLKSIYLCYNSLKIVVDPEWLPPFRVEKAYFSSCWMGPKFPAWLQSQVYIVELIMNDAGIDDTFPDWFSTTFSKATFLEISNNQIGGELPTDMENMSVKRLNLDSNQIAGQIPRMPRNLTLLDISNNHITGHVPQSFCELRNIEGIDLSDNLLKGDFPQCSGMRKMSILRISNNSFSGNFPSFLQGWTNLSFLDLSWNKFSGSLPTWIGNFSNLEFLRLKHNMFSGNIPVSITKLGRLSHLDLACNCLSGTIPQYLSNLTSMMRKHYTRKNEERLSGCDYKSSVSMKGQELLYNEKIVPVVTIDLSSNLLIGAIPEDLVSLVGLINLNLSRNYLSGKIPYRIGDMQSLESLDISKNKLYGEIPVGLSNLTYLSYLNLSYNNLTGRVPSGSQLDTLNDQHPYDGNDGLCGPPLENSCSSSSASKQRHLIRSKQSLGMGPFSLGVVLGFIAGLWVVFCTLLFKKSWRVAYFCLLDNMYNNVCVIVVVQWGRLPGRTXARLWMSQVGTLI; encoded by the coding sequence atggccgtcgccaccgccgacggcgGCCAGGTGACGAATGGCTGCAAACCGCGCGAGAGGGACGCGCTGCTGGCGTTCAAGGAAGGCATCACCGACGACCCCGCAGGCCTCCTCGCCtcatggcgacgacgacgacttggaGGAGGCCACGAGCTGCAGGACTGCTGCCGATGGAGAGGTGTCCAGTGCAGCGACCAGACCGCCGGCCATGTCATCAAGCTCGACCTTCGCAACGCGTTCCAAGATGATCACCATCACGATGCCACTTTAGTCGGCGAGATAGGCCAGTCTCTGATTTCCTTGGAGCATCTGGAGTACCTTGATCTTAGCATGAACAACCTCGAGGGTCCAACCGGCCGTCTTCCAGAGTTCTTGGGGTCTTTCAAGAGCCTGAGATATCTGAACCTCTCCGGGATAAGGTTCTCCGGCATGGTGCCACCACATATCGGTAACCTTTCGAATCTCCAAATTCTCGACCTATCCATCAGTACTGTCCATCAGGATGATATCTACTATCTGCCGTTTCTCTACTCTGGGGATGCTTCGTGGTTAGCACGTCTATCCTCCTTGCAATATCTGAACCTTAACGGGGTTAATCTTAGTGCAGCACTTGACTGGCCAAATGCTCTGAATATGGTTCCTTCTCTGAAGGTTCTTAGTCTTTCTTCTTGCTCACTTCAAAGTGCAAGACAGTCTCTCCCACTGCTTAACGTCACACAACTTGAAGCGCTTGATCTTTCCGAAAACGAATTTAATCACCCAACTGAATCTAGTTGGATTTGGAACTTGACATCTCTCAAGTATCTCAATCTTAGTTCTACTGGATTGTATGGTGAGATCCCTAATGCGCTAGGAAAAATGCACTCCCTCCAAGTGCTTGATTTCTCATTTGATGAGGGGTATAGCATGGGCATGAGTATCACAAAAAAAGGTAACATGTGCACCATGAAAGCAGACTTGAAGAACCTATGCAATTTGCAGGTTCTATTCCTAGATTACAGGCTAGCATCTGGAGATATTGCAGAGATATTTGATAGTTTACCTCAGTGTTCACCCAACCAACAACTGAAGGAAGTTCATTTGGCTGGCAACCATATAACTGGGATGATTCCAAATGGGATAGGGAGGCTAACGAGCTTAGTCACTCTTGACCTCTTTAATAACAACATCACCGGAAAAGTGCCTTCTGAGATAGGTATGCTCACAAATCTAAAAAATTTGTACCTGCATAACAATCATCTGGATGGCGTCATCACTGAAAAGCACTTTGCGCGTCTGATAAACTTGAAGTCGATATATTTGTGTTACAATTCCTTGAAGATTGTGGTGGATCCTGAATGGTTACCACCTTTTAGAGTCGAGAAGGCATACTTTTCATCTTGTTGGATGGGTCCCAAATTTCCTGCATGGCTTCAATCGCAGGTTTATATTGTTGAACTTATTATGAATGATGCTGGGATAGATGATACCTTTCCAGACTGGTTCTCTACGACATTTTCAAAAGCAACATTTTTAGAGATTTCGAACAATCAAATTGGTGGCGAATTACCAACAGATATGGAAAATATGTCAGTGAAAAGATTAAATTTGGACTCGAATCAAATAGCTGGTCAAATTCCTCGGATGCCAAGAAACCTTACTCTATTAGATATATCAAATAACCATATCACTGGTCATGTTCCACAATCTTTTTGTGAATTACGGAATATAGAGGGCATAGACTTATCCGACAATCTACTTAAGGGCGATTTTCCTCAGTGTTCCGGGATGAGAAAGATGTCAATTCTTCGTATAAGTAACAATAGTTTTTCTGGCAACTTCCCATCTTTTCTACAAGGTTGGACAAATTTAAGTTTCCTTGATCTATCATGGAATAAATTCTCTGGGAGTTTGCCCACATGGATTGGAAACTTTAGCAACTTAGAATTTCTGCGACTTAAGCACAATATGTTCTCTGGAAATATTCCTGTCAGTATCACCAAACTTGGACGACTTTCTCATTTGGATCTAGCCTGCAATTGCCTGTCAGGTACCATCCCCCAGTATTTGTCAAATTTGACATCAATGATGAGAAAGCATTACACTAGAAAAAATGAAGAAAGGCTATCTGGATGTGACTACAAGTCTTCTGTGAGCATGAAGGGGCAGGAACTTCTGTATAATGAAAAAATTGTACCAGTGGTCACCATTGACTTGTCTTCAAATCTCTTGATCGGTGCAATTCCTGAAGACTTAGTTTCTCTTGTCGGATTAATAAATCTGAATCTATCAAGGAACTACTTGAGTGGAAAAATTCCATATAGGATTGGCGACATGCAGTCACTGGAATCGCTCGACATCTCAAAGAATAAGCTTTACGGTGAAATCCCAGTAGGCCTATCCAATTTAACATATTTAAGTTATCTGAACCTATCTTATAACAATCTTACTGGAAGAGTACCATCAGGGTCACAGCTTGACACCCTCAATGACCAGCATCCATATGATGGCAATGATGGTCTCTGTGGGCCTCCTCTCGAAAATAGCTGTTCAAGCAGCAGTGCCTCAAAGCAACGCCATCTGATAAGAAGCAAGCAAAGTTTGGGCATGGGGCCATTCTCCCTTGGAGTTGTACTGGGATTCATAGCAGGTCTCTGGGTGGTTTTCTGTACCCTTCTGTTCAAGAAGTCGTGGAGGGTTGCCTACTTCTGCCTCTTAGACAACATGTATAACAATGTTTGTGTGATTGTGGTTGTTCAATGGGGAAGATTGccaggaagaacatgagcaagaTTGTGGATGTCGCAGGTTGGTACATTGATTTGA
- the LOC4350731 gene encoding receptor-like protein EIX2 → MLMRHPTIAAAAAAAASILLLMIAADGQAATTTPPSPPPAAIGNYCKPRERDALLAFKEGVTDDPAGLLASWRRGGGQLQEDCCQWRGVRCSNRTGHVVKLRLRNDHAGTALAGEIGQSLISLEHLRYLDLSMNNLAGSTGHVPEFLGSFRSLRYLNLSGIVFSGMVPPQLGNLSNLRYLDLSRIRLSGMVPFLYINDGSWLAHLSNLQYLKLDGVNLSTVVDWPHVLNMIPSLKIVSLSSCSLQSANQSLPELSFKELEMLDLSNNDFNHPAESSWIWNLTSLKHLNLSSTSLYGDIPQALGNMLSLQVLDFSFDDHKDSMGMSVSKNGKMGTMKANLKNLCNLEVLDLDCRLEYGNIMDIFQSLPQCSPSKLKEVHLAGNSLTGMLPNWIGRLTSLVTLDLFNNSITGQVPSEIGMLTNLRNLYLHFNNMSGTITEKHFAHLTSLKSIYLCYNHLKIVMDPQWLPPFKLEKAYFASITMGPSFPRWLQSQVDIVALAMNDAGINDTFPDWFSTTFSKAKLLEFPGNQISGGLPTNMENMSLEKLYLKSNQIAGLIPRMPRNLTTLDLSNNSLSGPLPLNIGSPKLAELNLLSNRITGNVPQSICELQNLHGLDLSNNLLDGEFPQCSGMSMMSFFRLSNNSFSGNFPSFLQGWTELSFLDLSWNKFSGNLPTWIGNFSKLEILRLKHNMFSGNIPASITKLGNLSHLDLASNSISGPLPQYLANLTGMVPKQYYTNEHEERLSGCDYKSLVTMKGLELEYDEENVTVVTIDLSSNLLTGVIPEDITYLHRLINLNLSSNYLSGKIPYSIGNMQSLESLDLSKNMLYGEIPQSLSDLSSLSFLNLSYNNLVGGIPSGTQLGTLYDQNHHLYDGNDGLCGPPLQKSCYKSDASEQGHLMRSKQGFDIGPFSIGVVMGFMAGLWIVFYALLFRKSWRVAYFCLLDKVYDEVCVIAVVGWARLTGRTDPRLLMSHVSWSSIDSDESYE, encoded by the coding sequence ATGCTCATGCGTCATccgaccatcgccgccgccgccgccgccgccgcctccatcctcctcctcatgaTCGCCGCCGATGgccaggcggcgacgacgacaccgccatcaccaccacctgCAGCCATCGGCAACTACTGCAAACCGCGCGAGAGAGACGCGCTGCTGGCGTTCAAGGAAGGCGTCACCGACGACCCTGCAGGCCTCCTCGCCTCTTGGCGACGAGGTGGCGGTCAGCTGCAGGAGGATTGCTGCCAATGGCGAGGCGTCCGGTGCAGCAACCGCACCGGCCATGTCGTCAAGCTCCGCCTCCGCAACGACCACGCCGGAACAGCGCTGGCCGGCGAGATAGGCCAGTCTCTGATCTCGCTGGAGCATCTCAGGTACCTCGATCTCAGCATGAACAACCTTGCAGGTTCCACTGGACATGTCCCTGAGTTCTTGGGCTCTTTCAGAAGCCTGAGATATCTGAATCTATCTGGGATAGTGTTCTCCGGCATGGTGCCGCCTCAGCTCGGTAACCTTTCGAACTTGCGATATCTCGATCTCTCCAGGATAAGATTATCCGGCATGGTTCCATTTCTGTACATTAATGATGGTTCATGGTTAGCACACTTGTCCAATTTGCAATATCTGAAACTTGATGGGGTAAACCTTAGCACAGTAGTTGATTGGCCACATGTTCTGAACATGATCCCTTCTCTGAAGATTGTTAGCCTTTCTTCTTGCTCACTTCAGAGTGCAAACCAGTCTCTCCCAGAGCTTAGTTTCAAGGAACTTGAGATGCTTGATCTTTCCAACAATGATTTTAACCACCCAGCTGAGTCTAGTTGGATTTGGAACCTGACATCTCTCAAGCATCTCAATCTTAGCTCGACTAGTTTGTACGGTGATATTCCGCAAGCGCTAGGAAACATGCTGTCCCTCCAAGTTCTTGATTTCTCATTTGATGATCATAAGGATAGCATGGGCATGAGCGTGTCGAAAAATGGCAAGATGGGCACCATGAAAGCAAACTTGAAGAATCTATGCAATTTGGAAGTTCTAGACCTCGATTGTAGGCTAGAATATGGAAATATTATGGATATATTTCAGAGTTTGCCACAGTGTTCACCCAGCAAACTGAAGGAAGTTCATTTGGCTGGCAACAGTTTAACCGGGATGCTACCAAATTGGATTGGAAGGCTAACAAGCTTAGTCACTCTTGACCTCTTCAATAACAGCATCACTGGACAGGTGCCTTCTGAAATAGGTATGCTCACAAATCTGAGGAATTTGTACCTACATTTCAATAACATGAGTGGTACCATCACAGAGAAGCACTTTGCGCACCTGACGAGCTTGAAGTCGATATATTTGTGTTACAATCATTTGAAGATTGTGATGGATCCTCAGTGGTTACCTCCCTTCAAATTAGAGAAGGCTTACTTTGCATCTATTACGATGGGCCCCTCATTTCCTAGATGGCTTCAATCACAGGTTGATATTGTCGCACTTGCTATGAATGATGCAGGCATAAATGATACATTCCCAGACTGGTTCTCTACAACCTTTTCAAAGGCCAAGTTGTTGGAATTTCCCGGTAATCAAATCAGTGGTGGATTGCCAACAAATATGGAAAACATGTCATTGGAAAAATTATATCTGAAATCGAACCAAATAGCGGGTCTGATTCCTCGCATGCCGCGAAACCTCACTACATTAGATTTATCAAACAACTCATTGTCAGGACCTCTGCCACTAAATATTGGATCTCCAAAACTAGCTGAGTTGAATCTGTTATCCAACCGTATCACCGGGAATGTTCCACAATCTATTTGTGAACTGCAGAATTTACATGGCCTAGACTTATCCAACAATCTACTTGACGGAGAGTTTCCTCAATGTTCTGGGATGAGCATGATGTCATTTTTTCGTCTGAGTAACAACAGCTTTTCTGGCAACTTCCCATCTTTTCTTCAGGGTTGGACAGAGTTAAGCTTCCTTGATCTTTCATGGAATAAGTTCTCTGGGAATTTGCCTACATGGATTGGAAATTTCAGCAAGCTAGAAATTCTGCGGCTTAAGCATAACATGTTCTCTGGAAATATTCCTGCCAGCATCACCAAACTTGGAAATCTTTCTCATTTGGATCTTGCTAGCAATAGTATATCAGGTCCCCTGCCTCAGTATTTGGCAAATTTGACAGGAATGGTTCCGAAGCAATATTATACGAACGAGCATGAAGAGAGACTATCTGGATGTGACTACAAATCTCTTGTGACCATGAAGGGGCTGGAACTTGAGTATGATGAAGAAAATGTAACTGTGGTGACCATTGATTTGTCCTCAAATCTTTTGACCGGTGTGATTCCTGAAGACATTACTTATCTTCATAGATTGATAAATCTGAATCTATCGAGTAACTATTTGAGTGGAAAAATTCCATATTCGATTGGGAACATGCAGTCATTGGAATCGCTCGACCTCTCGAAGAACATGCTCTATGGTGAAATCCCACAAAGTTTGTCTGATTTATCGTCTTTAAGTTTTCTGAACCTATCTTATAACAATCTTGTGGGAGGAATACCATCAGGGACACAACTTGGCACCCTCTATGATCAAAACCATCATCTGTATGATGGCAATGATGGTCTTTGTGGGCCTCCTCTCCAAAAAAGCTGTTATAAAAGCGATGCATCAGAGCAAGGTCACCTGATGAGAAGTAAACAAGGTTTTGACATAGGGCCATTTTCCATTGGAGTTGTGATGGGATTTATGGCAGGTCTCTGGATTGTCTTCTATGCCCTTTTGTTCAGGAAATCTTGGAGGGTTGCTTACTTCTGTCTCTTGGACAAGGTGTATGATGAGGTTTGTGTGATTGCGGTTGTTGGTTGGGCAAGATTGACAGGAAGAACAGATCCGAGATTGCTGATGTCGCATGTCTCATGGTCATCCATCGACTCTGACGAATCCTATGAATAG